In a genomic window of Chryseobacterium sp. G0162:
- a CDS encoding DUF6646 family protein, with protein MKKLVFMVMMFFFGITANAQAWTGKGDQKVQLGLSAWGYGTGITGTYDYGLNKLISVGAGLNGYFSNYKNNDKDNRVFVFGRLNFHLQEALNLPPKLDIYPGVDVGVVGKDFGIGAHIGARYFFTERIGVFAEVGNNGSLGVSFNL; from the coding sequence ATGAAGAAATTGGTTTTTATGGTGATGATGTTCTTTTTTGGAATCACGGCGAATGCTCAAGCATGGACAGGAAAAGGAGATCAAAAGGTTCAACTGGGTCTAAGTGCCTGGGGATACGGAACCGGGATAACGGGAACTTATGATTATGGGTTGAATAAGCTTATATCTGTGGGTGCCGGGCTTAACGGTTACTTCAGTAATTATAAGAACAACGATAAAGACAATCGGGTGTTTGTTTTCGGAAGACTGAACTTCCACCTGCAAGAAGCCTTAAACCTCCCGCCAAAGTTGGATATATATCCGGGTGTTGACGTAGGAGTTGTTGGAAAAGATTTTGGAATAGGGGCTCATATTGGTGCCCGCTACTTCTTTACAGAAAGAATTGGAGTATTTGCAGAGGTGGGTAATAACGGAAGTCTTGGCGTTTCATTCAATTTATAA
- a CDS encoding nitrilase-related carbon-nitrogen hydrolase produces the protein MKIVGLNLDIIWKNKAENFTIIENELQNLDADLFLLPEMFSTGFCMDAAEVSDKNKESLEFLKKISKEKNAAFCGSAAVEEEGKFYNRMYFVQPNGEITFYDKRHLFSFSGEDKVYTSGRDRVIVEYKGIRFLLQVCYDLRFPVFARNNDDYDAILYVANWPEKRVGAWEHLLKARAIENLSFVFGLNRIGTDGNNLFYQESSHCFFADGREISNKNGNIVSAELDMNELKDFRNHFQFLNDRDHFSMD, from the coding sequence ATGAAGATTGTAGGACTGAACTTGGATATCATCTGGAAAAATAAAGCTGAAAATTTTACCATAATAGAGAACGAACTTCAAAATCTTGATGCAGATCTGTTTCTGCTTCCTGAAATGTTTTCAACAGGATTCTGTATGGATGCAGCTGAAGTTTCTGACAAAAATAAAGAGTCTCTGGAGTTTTTGAAAAAGATCTCAAAAGAAAAAAATGCAGCATTCTGCGGAAGCGCTGCAGTAGAAGAAGAGGGTAAATTTTATAACAGAATGTATTTTGTACAACCGAACGGTGAAATTACTTTTTATGATAAAAGACATTTGTTCTCTTTTTCAGGAGAAGATAAAGTATATACCTCAGGAAGAGACAGAGTCATTGTAGAGTATAAAGGAATACGATTTTTGCTTCAGGTCTGTTATGATCTTCGCTTCCCTGTGTTTGCAAGGAATAATGATGATTATGATGCTATTTTATACGTTGCGAACTGGCCTGAAAAAAGAGTAGGAGCTTGGGAGCATCTTTTAAAAGCAAGAGCCATTGAAAATCTTTCTTTTGTATTTGGCCTAAACAGAATAGGAACGGATGGAAATAATCTGTTCTATCAGGAAAGTTCTCATTGTTTCTTTGCTGATGGAAGAGAAATTTCGAATAAAAATGGAAATATAGTATCGGCAGAGCTGGATATGAACGAATTGAAAGATTTCAGAAATCATTTCCAGTTTTTAAATGATCGTGATCATTTTTCAATGGATTGA
- a CDS encoding thioredoxin family protein: MSQKFQEIINSERPVLIDFFATWCQPCKVQSSVLNTVKENIGEGARIIKVDVDQYPALAAQYGVRGVPTLAVFKNGELLWKESGVHDVNTLTNLLQQYI, encoded by the coding sequence ATGTCACAAAAATTTCAGGAAATCATCAATTCCGAAAGACCGGTACTTATTGACTTTTTTGCCACCTGGTGCCAACCTTGTAAGGTTCAGTCTTCGGTTTTAAATACTGTAAAAGAAAATATAGGCGAAGGAGCCAGAATCATTAAAGTTGATGTGGACCAATACCCTGCTTTGGCAGCACAATATGGAGTAAGAGGAGTTCCTACTTTAGCTGTCTTCAAAAATGGAGAACTTCTATGGAAGGAAAGTGGAGTGCATGATGTAAATACATTAACAAACCTCCTGCAACAATATATTTAA
- a CDS encoding rhodanese-like domain-containing protein, whose protein sequence is MKVNFFGISLFSILVLSSCKTNHFTEAPKTNIKEVVTSSNVTLVDVRIPEQYAAGTAKNAINIPLAEIQNNIETLKGKKVVVFCNKGVQADQAIEILKKNGVEAYDGTSWKNVKGIQDEVDKK, encoded by the coding sequence ATGAAAGTTAATTTTTTTGGAATTTCTTTATTTTCTATTTTAGTGTTAAGTAGCTGTAAAACAAATCATTTCACAGAAGCTCCCAAGACTAACATTAAGGAAGTGGTGACCAGTTCAAATGTAACATTGGTAGACGTAAGAATTCCTGAGCAATATGCTGCTGGAACGGCAAAGAATGCTATCAATATTCCATTGGCAGAAATTCAGAACAATATAGAAACTCTGAAGGGTAAAAAAGTAGTTGTTTTCTGTAATAAAGGAGTACAAGCAGATCAGGCAATTGAAATTTTAAAGAAAAACGGAGTAGAAGCTTATGATGGAACGAGCTGGAAAAATGTAAAAGGTATCCAGGACGAAGTTGATAAAAAATAA